In Phycisphaerales bacterium, a genomic segment contains:
- a CDS encoding VWA domain-containing protein, whose product MMHLGDDRFLVALWVLPAVAVVMGYSLYRRSVLLRRLADAKLLPELAASASRVRPVFKSILLLGALGAIALGLARPQWNATPQEVRRLGRDVCFVIDVSRSMLAEDLAPSRLERTKMWVRDALAGVRGDRVAIVAFAGSAVVKCPLTHDYGFARMALENLGPDSVNRGGTLIGDAIRLATREVFDTDEASHKDIILITDGEDMDSFPVEAARAAGEAGIRIIAIGIGDENVGTRIPITDEYGRPSFVTHEGKPVLSRLDAKTLREMALASQGGQYLNVSTGTIELDKVYEQLIRQAQQREMATTETVRYEEKFQIFLGLALSLVFMEGLISGRKRTTL is encoded by the coding sequence GTGATGCATCTGGGAGACGATCGATTCCTCGTGGCGCTGTGGGTGCTGCCGGCGGTGGCGGTGGTGATGGGTTACTCGCTTTACCGGCGCTCGGTGCTGCTGCGCCGGCTGGCGGATGCGAAACTGCTGCCCGAGCTGGCCGCCTCGGCCAGCCGCGTGCGGCCGGTGTTCAAGTCGATCCTGCTGCTGGGCGCGCTGGGGGCGATCGCGCTGGGCCTCGCGCGGCCGCAGTGGAACGCCACGCCGCAGGAGGTCCGGCGCCTGGGGCGCGATGTGTGCTTTGTCATCGACGTCTCGCGCAGTATGCTCGCCGAAGACCTGGCGCCCAGTCGTCTCGAGCGCACGAAGATGTGGGTGCGCGACGCTCTGGCCGGCGTGCGCGGCGATCGCGTGGCCATCGTGGCCTTTGCGGGCTCGGCCGTTGTCAAGTGCCCCCTCACGCACGACTACGGCTTTGCGCGCATGGCGCTGGAGAACCTCGGGCCCGACAGCGTCAACCGCGGCGGCACGCTCATCGGCGACGCCATCCGCCTGGCTACGCGCGAAGTCTTCGACACCGACGAGGCCAGCCACAAGGACATTATTCTGATCACCGATGGCGAAGACATGGACAGCTTTCCCGTCGAGGCCGCACGGGCCGCGGGCGAGGCGGGCATCCGCATCATCGCCATCGGCATCGGCGATGAGAACGTCGGGACGCGCATCCCCATCACCGATGAATACGGCCGGCCATCATTCGTGACGCATGAAGGTAAGCCGGTCCTGTCGCGCCTGGATGCGAAGACGCTGCGGGAGATGGCGCTGGCGAGCCAGGGCGGGCAGTATCTCAACGTCTCGACCGGAACCATCGAACTGGACAAGGTGTATGAACAATTGATCAGGCAGGCGCAGCAGAGGGAGATGGCGACGACCGAAACGGTCCGATACGAAGAGAAGTTCCAGATCTTTCTCGGTCTGGCGCTAAGTCTTGTTTTCATGGAAGGGCTGATCAGTGGCCGCAAACGCACGACACTCTGA
- a CDS encoding VWA domain-containing protein, whose amino-acid sequence MMPHFATPWLLLLLPLAPLLAWLSCWRGRRPSLRFSSRALVAGVRPSWRTRLLPTLPIMRTIGLLCLIVALARPQKGIGEVRTTAEGVALMFVVDRSWSMNQQLDPRRGTTRIDVVKRLCREFIEGNDRGLEGRPDDLIGLVTFGRFAETVSPLVRIHETLGDLINSIQLAHPQSVDAGTAIGEGLALAAARLKDAESELAEREKDETDPDFKIKSKVIVLLTDGDENVTEIAAPQAARLCAEWGIKIYAVGIGGGSGMMTIQTPDGERQVFAGGGAFNEQLLNRIAEMTGGAYRSAGDEQTLDDIYREIDRLEKTEIHSKEYTSYEEQFVPWTLAAGALLLAELLLASTLLRRVP is encoded by the coding sequence GTGATGCCGCACTTCGCGACACCCTGGCTGCTGCTCCTGCTGCCGCTGGCGCCGCTGCTGGCGTGGCTGAGCTGCTGGCGCGGCCGCCGGCCGTCGCTGCGATTCTCGTCGCGCGCCCTGGTGGCCGGCGTGCGGCCGTCGTGGCGCACGCGCCTGCTGCCGACGCTGCCGATCATGCGCACCATCGGGCTGCTGTGTCTGATCGTGGCGCTGGCCCGGCCCCAGAAGGGCATCGGCGAAGTGCGCACTACGGCCGAGGGCGTCGCGCTCATGTTCGTGGTCGATCGCTCGTGGAGCATGAACCAGCAACTCGACCCGCGCCGCGGCACGACGCGCATCGACGTCGTCAAACGACTCTGCCGCGAGTTCATCGAAGGCAATGACCGCGGTCTGGAGGGCCGCCCGGATGACCTGATCGGACTGGTCACGTTCGGCCGCTTCGCCGAGACGGTCTCCCCGCTTGTGCGCATCCATGAAACCCTGGGCGATCTCATCAACTCGATTCAACTCGCGCATCCGCAGTCGGTAGACGCCGGCACGGCTATTGGCGAAGGCCTCGCGCTCGCCGCGGCCCGCCTCAAGGATGCCGAGAGCGAACTCGCCGAGCGCGAGAAGGATGAAACCGATCCCGACTTCAAGATCAAGAGCAAGGTCATCGTGCTGCTCACCGACGGCGATGAAAACGTGACGGAGATCGCAGCCCCACAGGCGGCGCGGCTGTGCGCCGAGTGGGGCATCAAGATCTACGCCGTGGGAATCGGCGGCGGCTCGGGCATGATGACCATCCAGACGCCCGATGGCGAGCGGCAGGTGTTTGCCGGCGGCGGCGCCTTCAACGAGCAACTGCTCAACCGCATCGCCGAAATGACCGGCGGCGCGTACCGCAGCGCGGGAGACGAGCAGACGCTCGATGACATCTACCGCGAGATCGACCGCCTCGAGAAGACGGAGATTCACTCGAAGGAATATACGTCGTACGAGGAGCAATTCGTGCCGTGGACGCTCGCGGCCGGGGCGCTGCTGCTCGCCGAACTGCTCCTGGCTTCCACGCTGCTGCGGAGGGTGCCGTGA
- a CDS encoding DUF58 domain-containing protein — translation MRQVRQLQILTRRAVNEDFAGEYSSAFKGRGMEFAEVREYQPGDDVRTIDWNVTARTGTPFVKKFVEERELTIIFAVDLSGSGQFGSVDRFKNRTAAELCAVLAYTAIANNDKVGLLIFTDHVEHFIPPKKGSRHVQRLIRELLDFNPRRRGTDIAVCLEYLGRVLKRKAVVFVVSDFLDTHRHAERNGHSNGKPGGRMVADFDTALRLLNRRHDVIAVRVTDRLEHGLPAAGLLELEDAETGERFYFDAGSRRARREYESRMRDTDRRLSERFRRHGIDYVEIETGRPFIQTLMQLFRRRERRR, via the coding sequence ATGCGACAGGTTCGGCAGTTGCAGATCCTCACCCGCAGGGCGGTGAACGAGGACTTTGCAGGCGAGTACTCCAGCGCATTCAAGGGGCGCGGCATGGAGTTCGCCGAGGTGCGCGAATATCAGCCCGGCGATGACGTGCGCACCATCGACTGGAACGTCACCGCCCGCACCGGCACGCCGTTCGTCAAGAAGTTCGTCGAAGAGCGCGAGCTGACGATCATCTTCGCGGTCGATCTGAGCGGCTCGGGCCAGTTCGGCTCGGTGGATCGATTCAAGAACCGCACCGCGGCCGAGTTGTGCGCGGTGCTGGCCTACACGGCGATCGCCAACAACGACAAGGTCGGCCTGCTCATCTTCACCGACCACGTCGAGCACTTCATCCCGCCCAAGAAGGGCTCGCGCCACGTGCAGCGCCTCATTCGCGAACTGCTCGACTTCAACCCGCGCCGGCGCGGCACCGACATCGCCGTGTGCCTCGAATACCTCGGTCGCGTGCTCAAGCGCAAGGCCGTGGTCTTCGTCGTCTCCGACTTTCTCGACACGCACCGCCACGCCGAGCGCAACGGCCACAGCAACGGCAAGCCCGGCGGGCGGATGGTGGCCGACTTCGACACGGCGCTGCGGCTGCTCAACCGGCGCCACGACGTCATTGCCGTCCGCGTGACCGACCGCCTCGAACACGGCCTGCCGGCGGCGGGCCTGCTCGAACTGGAGGATGCCGAAACCGGCGAGCGGTTCTACTTCGACGCCGGCTCGCGCCGCGCGCGGCGGGAGTACGAGAGCCGCATGCGCGACACCGACCGCCGGCTGAGCGAACGGTTCCGCAGGCACGGCATCGATTACGTCGAAATCGAAACCGGCCGACCGTTCATTCAGACGCTCATGCAACTGTTCCGCAGAAGGGAGCGGCGGCGATGA
- a CDS encoding MoxR family ATPase — MAVDVQGIARTVEDKSAFVSRIVSAVEQQIVGQRYMIDGLLIGLLTNGHVLLEGVPGLAKTLTVSTLAQAIHAKFQRLQFTPDLLPADLVGTLIYNPREGVFTPRKGPIFANIVLADEINRAPAKVQSALLEAMQERQVTIGDTTYPLDDPFLVLATQNPIEQEGTYPLPEAQVDRFMLKLKVTYPSKAEERQVLDRMASTQARAPIEAVITLDEIREARRVVDQIFIDDKIKDYIVDIVHATRQPKEYGLDIARLIDFGASPRATLALTLAGKARAFLQHRGYVTPQDIKSVGLDVLRHRVIASYEAEAEGMDNDAIVKKIFDHVPVP; from the coding sequence ATGGCAGTTGACGTTCAGGGAATCGCACGCACGGTGGAGGACAAGAGCGCCTTCGTCAGCCGCATCGTCTCGGCCGTCGAGCAGCAGATCGTCGGGCAGCGCTACATGATCGACGGCCTGCTCATCGGCCTGCTCACCAACGGGCACGTGCTGCTCGAAGGCGTGCCGGGCCTGGCCAAGACTCTCACCGTCTCGACACTCGCGCAGGCCATTCATGCGAAGTTCCAGCGGTTGCAGTTTACGCCTGACCTGCTGCCGGCCGACCTCGTGGGCACGCTGATCTACAACCCGCGCGAAGGCGTCTTCACGCCGCGCAAGGGGCCGATCTTCGCCAACATCGTACTCGCCGACGAAATCAACCGCGCCCCGGCCAAGGTGCAGAGCGCTTTGCTCGAAGCCATGCAGGAGCGGCAGGTAACCATCGGCGACACGACCTACCCGCTGGATGATCCGTTCCTCGTGCTCGCGACGCAGAACCCCATCGAACAGGAAGGCACCTATCCGCTGCCTGAAGCGCAGGTGGATCGCTTCATGCTCAAGCTGAAGGTGACCTATCCGAGCAAGGCCGAAGAGCGGCAGGTGCTCGACCGCATGGCGTCAACCCAGGCAAGGGCGCCGATCGAGGCGGTCATCACGCTCGATGAGATTCGCGAAGCGCGGCGGGTCGTCGATCAGATCTTCATCGACGACAAGATCAAGGATTACATCGTGGACATCGTCCACGCGACGCGCCAGCCGAAGGAATACGGCCTGGACATCGCGCGGCTCATCGACTTCGGCGCTTCGCCGCGCGCGACGCTGGCTCTGACGCTGGCGGGCAAGGCGCGCGCGTTCCTGCAGCATCGCGGCTACGTGACGCCTCAGGACATCAAGAGCGTCGGCCTGGACGTGCTGCGCCACCGCGTCATCGCCAGCTACGAAGCCGAGGCCGAGGGGATGGACAACGATGCGATCGTCAAGAAGATCTTCGACCACGTGCCGGTGCCGTGA
- a CDS encoding molybdenum cofactor guanylyltransferase, translating to MLPMPVYILAGGRSSRFGSDKARALLGGKPLIVRLANQIQPVAREVTVVAEAADKYADLGLRTIADRRPGLGPLAGIEAALFDAHHISDWIIIFSCDLTAIHPAWIELLAAARRSESKVATFTEPGSRRYPFPGVYHAGLLPAVASCLDEGRLAVRSLIESVDHSDVALPSDWPQVAQVNTPEHLKRADAAGE from the coding sequence ATGTTGCCGATGCCGGTCTACATCCTCGCCGGGGGGCGATCTTCGCGCTTTGGCAGCGACAAGGCGCGGGCTCTGCTCGGAGGCAAGCCGCTGATCGTGCGGCTGGCGAACCAGATCCAGCCCGTCGCGCGGGAAGTCACTGTCGTCGCCGAGGCGGCTGACAAGTACGCCGACCTCGGCTTGCGCACGATTGCGGATCGGCGCCCCGGTCTCGGGCCGCTCGCCGGAATCGAAGCGGCATTGTTTGACGCGCACCACATTTCGGACTGGATCATCATCTTCTCGTGCGATCTCACGGCAATTCACCCCGCGTGGATCGAACTGCTCGCGGCCGCCAGGCGTAGCGAATCAAAGGTGGCGACCTTCACAGAACCCGGATCGCGCCGATACCCGTTTCCCGGCGTCTACCACGCCGGATTGCTGCCGGCGGTGGCGTCATGCCTTGACGAGGGGCGTCTGGCGGTTCGCTCTCTGATCGAGAGCGTCGATCACTCCGATGTCGCGCTGCCAAGCGACTGGCCGCAGGTCGCGCAGGTGAACACGCCCGAACATCTGAAGCGGGCCGACGCGGCGGGCGAGTAG
- a CDS encoding carboxymuconolactone decarboxylase family protein, whose translation MAKKKSSTKSKQSSAVPQTYKDFITKYPALGESHERVARTVDKAGPLDEKTRALIKIGICIGAGLDSALRSHVRRAMQAGASEKEIEQATLLAMNTCGLPRTVAAWSWAQQQFARGV comes from the coding sequence ATGGCCAAGAAGAAATCATCCACGAAGTCGAAGCAGTCATCTGCCGTGCCGCAGACCTACAAGGATTTCATCACGAAGTATCCGGCCCTGGGTGAGTCGCACGAGCGCGTGGCCCGGACGGTGGACAAAGCGGGACCGCTGGATGAGAAGACACGGGCGCTGATCAAGATCGGCATCTGCATCGGAGCCGGGCTCGACTCGGCGCTGCGCAGCCACGTCCGCCGGGCCATGCAGGCCGGGGCGAGCGAGAAGGAGATCGAGCAGGCCACGCTGCTGGCGATGAATACGTGCGGCTTGCCGCGCACGGTGGCGGCGTGGTCGTGGGCGCAGCAGCAGTTTGCGCGCGGGGTGTGA
- the nrfD gene encoding polysulfide reductase NrfD, with product MQYGFVINHEDCIGCHACTVACKAENEVPVGSFRTSVKYTEQGLFPDIRRMFLVQRCNHCTDAPCVTICPVNALDKRKDGIVDLDRDACIGCRACMQACPYDAIYLNEDLGAVEKCHYCAHRVEKNLEPACVNVCPVGAIVSGDMDDPGSRISLMILNRETKVRRPEQGTGPNVRYIGASDVALKPGSAERPETYIWSDRPPHKLDPWPGSVPTTPNARTVLDAGHKVEWGWPVALYLVTKGIAAGAGILAPFSQFLGLEFGSWAQRYMPEVVALLFTAITCFLLVEDLAKPWAFYRMVTRPNWTSWLVKGGVILGLYMVTTPLAIVLRLVEVDAAADIVRWINVPIALAVAGYTAFLFAQCKGRDLWESKWLLPHLLAQAVMLGSAAFIAFTQDAWTWLGRIEPVAAIVLLASLVAHTLFSINERYGSHATDNARQAAGFLGVVRLGPLGCFRGGLIIGVALAALVALLLPGAVIIPILLGLYLYEYAFIRAGQLPPLS from the coding sequence ATGCAGTATGGCTTTGTCATCAATCACGAGGACTGCATCGGCTGCCACGCCTGCACCGTCGCGTGCAAGGCGGAGAACGAGGTGCCGGTCGGCTCGTTTCGCACCTCGGTCAAGTACACCGAGCAGGGGCTGTTTCCCGACATCCGCCGCATGTTCCTCGTCCAGCGATGCAACCACTGCACCGACGCCCCCTGCGTGACCATCTGCCCCGTCAATGCTCTGGACAAGCGCAAGGATGGCATCGTCGATCTCGACCGCGACGCCTGCATCGGCTGCAGGGCGTGCATGCAGGCGTGCCCGTATGACGCGATCTATCTGAACGAAGACCTCGGGGCCGTCGAGAAGTGTCACTACTGCGCCCACCGAGTCGAGAAGAACCTCGAGCCGGCGTGCGTCAACGTCTGCCCGGTCGGCGCGATCGTGTCCGGCGACATGGATGATCCTGGATCGCGCATCTCGCTGATGATCCTGAATCGCGAGACGAAAGTCCGTCGGCCTGAACAGGGCACGGGGCCCAACGTCCGCTATATCGGGGCGTCGGATGTGGCGCTCAAGCCCGGCAGCGCCGAGCGGCCCGAGACCTACATCTGGAGCGATCGCCCGCCGCACAAGCTCGACCCCTGGCCCGGGTCGGTGCCGACCACGCCCAACGCGCGAACAGTGCTCGACGCGGGGCACAAGGTCGAGTGGGGCTGGCCGGTGGCGCTCTACCTCGTCACCAAGGGCATCGCGGCCGGCGCCGGCATCCTGGCGCCTTTCAGCCAGTTCCTCGGACTGGAGTTCGGCAGCTGGGCACAGCGCTACATGCCCGAAGTCGTGGCGCTTCTCTTCACCGCGATCACCTGTTTCCTGCTGGTCGAAGACCTCGCCAAGCCGTGGGCGTTCTACCGCATGGTGACGCGGCCGAACTGGACGAGCTGGCTCGTCAAGGGCGGCGTCATCCTCGGCCTGTACATGGTCACCACGCCGCTGGCGATCGTGCTGCGGCTCGTGGAGGTCGACGCCGCCGCCGACATCGTCCGCTGGATCAACGTCCCCATCGCCCTGGCCGTCGCGGGTTACACGGCGTTCCTCTTCGCCCAGTGCAAGGGGCGCGACCTGTGGGAAAGCAAGTGGCTCCTGCCGCACCTGCTTGCGCAGGCGGTCATGCTGGGGAGCGCGGCATTCATCGCATTCACACAGGACGCGTGGACGTGGCTGGGCAGAATCGAGCCGGTCGCAGCCATCGTGCTGCTTGCCTCGCTCGTGGCGCACACGCTCTTTTCGATCAACGAGCGATATGGCTCGCACGCAACAGATAATGCCCGCCAGGCGGCAGGGTTCCTCGGCGTCGTGCGCCTTGGTCCGCTCGGGTGCTTCAGAGGCGGGCTCATCATCGGTGTGGCGCTGGCGGCGCTCGTGGCGCTGCTGCTGCCCGGCGCTGTCATTATCCCGATTCTGCTCGGTCTCTACCTCTACGAATACGCCTTCATCCGCGCCGGCCAGTTGCCGCCGCTGTCATGA